The genome window ACTATATGCTGAAACTGTTCCGACATTAAATACTCTTGCAAAAACACTTTGAGAAGTATTAATATCCTGAATGGTTGAATAAGGCATATAGTTTTTCTTAGTGGATAACAATCCGGATTTAATTATGATTCTGCTATCAGTTAATGTATACTCCATGGAATACCACTTTAAAAGCTGCCAGATAATGTAAAGCACCACAACAAGGATAATGACAAAAAATCCTATAGCAGTATATCTGGTTAAGGGCAACTGAATATGTGATATCAGATAAACTTGCAACTTGCCTATGAACTGAATTACCATAGGAGATACGAAAAAAATAATGGCTAATAAAACAACACCAAAAATTGCTTTTTTGCAACCTAAAAACATATTAGGTTTTGTTTTATAAAGAACTCTCTCATTAGCTCTTTCATCATTTTTACTAAATAACATAATTATACATTGAATTTACTTTTAAATAAAGTTTTAGAAAAAAAGATTTAAAAAAGAAAAATAAGTCTCAGCTCGCCCATCATTCATCACTATTCAGAGCTCATAGGGTTCATCATAGACTTATTTTTCAAATATATGCAGTGAATATAATTAACCGAACATTACGCCGGCTTCAGTATTGTAAAGTTCTTCTTCACTAGTCTTGCTCATGACTTTTTCGATTGCATCCATAAAGTCATCAACAGTGATCTTATCACGTTTTTCACGAATAGCAAACATACCTGCTTCAGTACATACAGCTTTCAAATCTGCACCAGATAGTCCATCAGTCAAATCTGCTAACAGGTCAACGTCTGCTTCTTCTTCAAATGACATGTTTTTAGTATGGATTTTAAGAATTTCTTTTCTTCCGTCGATATTAGGAAGAGGAACTTCAATAAATCTGTCGAAACGTCCAGGACGCAGTAATGCAGGATCAAGAATATCCGGCCTGTTAGTAGCTCCGATAATTCCGATATCTCCTCTTGATTCAAATCCGTCAAGTTCAGCAAGTAACTGCATTAAAGTCCTTTGGACTTCTCTGTCCCCACTGGTGGAACTTTTAAGTCTTTTAGCTGCAACAGCATCAAGTTCATCAATGAATATGATTGCAGGTGCTTTTTCTTTAGCCAGTTCGAATACTTCACGAACAAGTCTTGCACCTTCACCGATGTACTTTTTAACAAATTCAGATGCAACGATTTTAATGAATGTTGCATTGGTTTCATTTGCTACAGCTTTTGCAAGCAAAGTCTTACCGGTTCCAGGAGGACCGTATAACAATATTCCTTTTGGAGGTTCAATACCTACTTTTTCGAATAATTCCGGTTCAGTTAACGGAAGTTCTACAGTTTCTTTAACTTCCACAATCTGCTCTTCTAAACCGCCAATTTTATCATAAGTAATATCAGGTTTTGTTTCTATTTCCATACCAGAAACATTTGCATCTTTTTCAGAAGGCAATACCTCGACTATACCGAAAGTCTGTTGATTAAGTGCTACTCTTGAACCAGGCACTAATAATTTTTCATCTAAGAATTTTGAATAATTAACCAGAAAACTTGGTCCGGTGCTACTTTTAACAGTCATTCTGTTATCATCTAAAACTTCAGTAATTGTAGCTAATACTAAAGGAGGTGATCTAAATCTATCTACTTCAGAACGTAAAGATTTAGTTTCTCTTTCTAATCTAATCTTTTCATTTTCTATTAGGACTTTATCCTTTTCTAATTTCCTAACTTTCCACATTAAGTTACTTTTAGCTTTGGATTTTTCTTCTCTTAAAGAATCTATCTCTTCTTGTAAAGATTCTACTTTTTCGATTAATTGTTCTTTTGAAGAATTTTCCAAATCATCAAAATCATCCATGTGAATCATCTCCAGTTAGTTAATAATTTCATACATCATGTTACTTTAATAACAATTTGTAATTTTAAAGTATTTAAAGGTATTCATTTTAGGGCATACTAACAAAATATTACAGTTATTTTCAAAAAATTATATTGAAATTGTTTTCATTGAAAAATTGCTTAAAAAAGGATTTTTGCTTCAAATAATTATTAAAATTGATTATATATTATATAAACATGAAATAACTGTTAAACAAAAAATAATGCAGTAATAGCCGGATAATCAGCATATTCTTAAAATTTATCGGCCATGTAATTTTCATATAATCATACATTAATTTGGTAAAGTACTATAATAAGAAATTCCATATAATATAATAAGAAAAATATAAAGGAAACTGATTAATATGGAATGTGAAATTTGCGGTAAACCAGTACCAGAACATAATCCAATACGAGCTAAAATTGAAGGATCAGTTATGATTGTTTGTAAAGAATGTTCAAAGCTTGGAAAGATTCAAAAAGCACCACCTAAACCAAAATTTGTGCAGCAAAAAAACAAACAGCAAAAGAATAAACCTAAGAGAAATTATTCTAGAAATGATGAACCTTCCGAAGAGCTGATTGAAGATTTCGATTTTGCAATTAGAAAAGCCAGAGAATCTAGAGATTGGTCTCGTGAAGTTTTAGGAAAAAAAATCAATGAAAGGGTTTCAGTCATAACCAGAATTGAAACCGGAAAAATGACACCTGATATAAAATTAACAAAAAAATTAGAAAAAGCATTGGACATTAAGCTGCTTGAAAAAGTAGACAATGTTGATTTGAACCAATTTATAAACAGCTCATCAGGTGAACGTACACTTGGAAATATTATGAAAATAAAAAGGAAATAGTTATTTTTTAAGATAACTATTTAATTTTTCATTTTTTACATATCTGTCTTTTCCCTGAATTTTATAATCAATCATACCCTCGTTTTTAGCCTTATTAGAATGATAACCTTTAAAATCATCAGCAGTATCGAGCATATTTTTTAACTGATTATAACCATCATATTCATCACTAACTACAACAACGTGAGCAGGAGGATGAATCTTTTTTATCTGTAAAATACTTAATGTAGTATCTTCCTTAACGAAAAATGCAGTAGCAACATTTGATTTGGTTTTAAGAGTAGCATTAAGAATTTTTTCCACCAATGAATCGGCAAAATTAGAATCAATAACTTTAGGTTTTGTTACCAGATTTATGTTAGCATGTCTCTCCATATCAGCAATTGCACTAAGTAATTTTGAATTGTTTTCTCCCCTAACTAAAATTAAAGCCATAATAATCACCAAATAAAAAAAAGAAGTAAAAGGTGGAAATCACCTATTTTGGAAAGATTTTAACAATCTGCTTCTAAATACAACCAGCAGAATTAAAATAATACCTACCGCAGTTTGAATACTGCCCAGAATGTTTAAGATGTTACCGTCGATAGGTAAATCCCATGCAGGAGATGATCTGTCTCCAGGTAAAGCATTATAATAAACACCAACTGCTTTAGAACCTTGTTTTACATTAATATCCTTAGGTTCAACATGATCAACACCCATTAAAAGACCATTGTTAATACCTCTGTTAATGGAACCTGCAATAGCAGATGCATCATATCCGTTTTTAGCAACTGATGCTTCTACAATTTCTTTGGTAGTTGCAGCCAGACCGGATTTGTCACTTCCATAAACCGATACACTGACCGCATTAGGGCTGACCGTCAATGCATCACCTAAAGCCTGATATGCATACACGGTTTTAAGGTTTCCATCACATACCGGACATTTGTCATAACCTTCAGAAGCCGGATATCCTACACTCCATCCGCAGTCTTCACAGACTTTAGAATATTCCTCATCCATAGGATAACCCGTTTCGTTCATGTCTTTAGGAGTGAACATGTCTCCGGTAGATATTCCTGAGACGAGATTTACTCCACCCCCACCGTATTTTTCTCCAGAGTCATTAGCTACTTCACCTAAAGCTTCTGAAAGAATAGTGGTTGCAGGATAACCGTCCCTAATCATTTTTCCAATGTTCATTGCAGTTTCTTTTCTTACGGAATCTGCAGTACCGTACATAGGGTTACCATTAGTATTCCTCAAGTGAATAATAGCTCCTTTCTGACCAGGTTGCAGAGTAGCTATACCACTGTTATACGGAGTAACCTTAATAGTATTGGATGCATCTTCAACAGTAATAACATAAGCATCAAAAGACCCACCAATTGCAGCACCGATATTCGGACCTCCGACAAGAAGACGAGCCCCATCATAAGCAGAAGCAACTGCCGCTGCAGAAGCTGCTGATGCATTATTTTCTAAAGTAGCAACAGCATCTACAATAGAATCCAGCCTTGTATCTGAACTACCGGTACCCCCGGAGAGTACAGCAAACTGATTATTCTTTGACATTAAAAATGTAGACTGGAACATGTTCTCCGCAAAGGACATACTTCCTGCGGCCGCACCGTTAGGATCTTGGCCTGTAGGGTCAGTGATTACAATAATGTTACAAGTTGCAGCAACACTGCTCATAGTCATTAAAAATACAATTAAAAAAACTATTGACATCTTGGCACTTTTTGATTTCATCAACGACCCCTCGTTTTATTCTCTAATTCAACAGACGAAAAGTCTTCTATAACTGTAACTGTAACGACTCCAGTATTTTTATCAACTTGAACATCTGCCGCAGTAATAGGCATTACAGATGTACCTGGAACCGTCGATTGTACTGCGAATTCCTGAGCCGTCTGCAGCGCGTCTTGGAGCGATACCTCCCTCTTGGAAGTTTTTAATATATCTCCATAAATTACACTACCATCCCTAAAACCAGCCTGCATCACATTTGCTCTGATTGTATCAACAGGAACAATATCATTTCCTTTAACGATAATACCTGAAATTGGAATACCGTCATTCATTTCATCAGAGGATGCAAAAGCCACATAAGTGATTAAACGGCCACAAAGAATCAAAATAAACGCAAGTAATAAAATAATTAATGTGTCTCTTCTAATCTTTATAAACATGTTTATATCCTCATAATCATATTATTCTCAATCAAGAATAAATTATACATTTATTATATTAAGTTAATATAATATTTAAATTTATATAATGTCCTGTAAAAGTGACTCTGCGGGATCCATTCCCTGAGCTCCAATTAATAGAATAACATCATTTTTATCTGCTTTTTTATAAGTATCAGCTAAACACTGTTTTAACTCATCATAATGAATAAATTCAATATTGTTTTCTTTTAATGTGTTGAAAAATACATCTTTTTCCTCACTTTCAACAACGTTTAACTCATTTACAACATCCCTGCTTGAGGATAAAATCAGCTGAATATTTTCATCCATTGATTCAACAACAGCATCAACATTTAACTGATTGATTTCAACACCTCTTGAACCTCTAATGGCGCAGACTACATACAGTGTCTGATTTGGAGGAAGCAATTTTTTTGTCTCTGAAATTGTTGCTTTTATTCCATCTGGGTTATGTGCAAAATCATCCAAAATTAGAGGAGCATCACAAATCTTTGCAAAACGTCTGTTTAATGCCTTATATGATTTCACACCATTGACAATAACATCCATATCCAGACCTAATGATATTGCTGCACCCATGGCAGATAAAATATTCTGAATAAAATGAGCGCTTTTAAAAGGAAGTTCACTGTTTGTCAGAACGCTTTCTCCTTTATATATAATGTCGCTGCCGTTAAAGTAAACTGAATTTTCGCCTTCAATTTCACACATTGATGTATAGAACGGATTTTCAGCATCCAGTTTCATGACAAGCTCATCATCATGATTCAATACGCAAACGCCATCACCGATAGCTTTTGGAACCGCCTTAATTTCTTCAAAGACTTCTTCTATTGAATTTATAAGTCCGATATGATCCATGGCAATATTTGTGATTACGCCCACTTTAGGACTTACCGCTTCAGACATTAATGCAGCATGATTTTTCATGAGACTGCCTAACCATCCCTGAACTTCAGAGACTTCAATTACAAGATAATCCAATTCACCATTTTCAATTACTTCATCTGAAATTAATTTGGACACCATAGGATCAATGAGTGTATTAAATTCTGATTCACTGTCAGTATTTGTTAAAACATGATATCCTGCAGAATTCAATATATGATAAATTAAATGTGAGGTAGTGGACTTGCCGTTAGTTCCGGTAATTACAATATTTGTTGAATTTGGAGAATATTTCTCAATAGTATGAGAAAGTGCATAAGCATTTGCAAGTTCTATCTTATCAACAATAATCAACGGAAAATTAAGCTTTTCAGCCATTTGACATGCTCCGTCTTTAGGGTTTTGGGTGATTAAACAGGCAATATTTTTCCGAAATGCTATTTCAATACCTGTTGCATCAATCCAATGCCTTATAACTATATCCCCCGTATGAGCATCATTTAAAAAAGTAAATTTTCCAGTAAATCCATCAATAGAGAAAAAATCAACATTACCGATTAATTTTCCTTCAATATCTCTAGCCAAATCTTGAATATCCATAAAAATCACCAAAAAAAAATAAAATTAGAATAAGAACATCTTAGCTAAGATGCCTATAACACATAATAATACGGTAGTTCCCCAGTAAGTAAGTACAATTTTTACTTCGGACATACCATAATGATTTAAAGTATGATGTAGCGGTTCTACAGGCAGTTTAATAATATGTGCCCTGTGAAGTAAACTGACGATAACTGACAGGATTGGAACACCTAAAGCCAAAACTCCGAAAAATGGAATATCTCCTACCAGTACTGCTGCAGCATAACCTGTTCCCAGTACAAATGAACCTGTATCTCCCATAAATATTTTAGCAGGATATTTGTTGAATACTAAAAATCCTAAACATAATGCTGTCAATATTAAAAATGGAGGAACGATAGTTTGAGGACCAAAGAAATCGCCGTAAAAAGCACATGCCAGTGATGCAATTCCCACAATACCTGCAGCCAGACCATCCATACCGTCAATCAAGTTAACTGAATTAATACATCCTAAAATTGCTATTACAACAACAGGAATAGCCAATATACCTAAAGTAAATCCACCTAATGTAGTGACTGCACCAGTCAGTCCCAGACATAAACCTAAAACTATCTGACATATGATTTTTTCAAGTTCTTCAGGTTCTGTTTTGATTGGAACTTCACCGATTACTTTAACTTTACCTGCATCAAGCAAATCATCAACTTCAGCTTTTGCTTTTGGTGTAGCAACACGAACCTCTTCATCAGGCTGAACTTCCAACCTGCCAAGAGTAATTACTTCATCAGAAACGTTAACAACAATTTTCTGTATTTCTTTAACTTTAAGACCAATCAAATCGTCAACAAGACCTACAATTCCTCCCGCAAGCATTATATATGACACTATAAGAATGTGATTGTTCTGATAATACAATGCTATAATTAAAGAAATTGCAAATAAGAATGCAATACCGCCCATTGTAGGAGTACCGCTCTTATGTCTATGTTCACTAACAATTGGATTGTCTGCAATCCTTGCTTGAAGCAATATTCTTTTTACATACCATGTAAAGAATATTGAAGCGCATAATGTTACTAAAAAAAGAATTAACATTTCCGTATTATTCATCTTACCACACACAAAAATTTCTAATCATTGAAGATATTTATTCATAATAGTATATAATTATAACTTATACTGATTGTTTAAGTTAATTTTTCAACCAAATCTTCAAGCTCTTTTTTAGAATTAGCTCTTGCTGTGATTCTCTGATAGCCTTCAGGACCATGAACAACAAAATCATTATAATCAAATGATTTTACAGGTTCATTTGGAGACGGACCTTCATAATTGCCTATAGGAATTTCTGTAGAATGATAATATTTTAATTTATCTGAAATGTTTGCAAGACTGAATTCGCCGATTGCCATATTAATCAATTCGCATAATGAATTAACACCACATGTTGCGGTTGTAAGATATCTTGTACCGTTAGGACGGGTATTGACTTCAATAGCATACAGCTGATCCCTTTCAGGACAGTACATGAAATCCATCTCAAAGATTCCGTCAGAATCAAGGTTTCGAGCAACTTTATATGCAGTATGCTGAACCAGATTGTTGTCAAGACCTTCAACCATACATGGACCTGTTTTAACCTTATTTAGAGGATGTGTGCCTTCAATTGTAGTTTCGCCCTTATAAATTGGAGGCAGTGCAACATATTCACCGTCAAATCCAAGTACTTCAATTGATATTTCAGACCCTTCAATAAACTCTTCGCAAAGTGCCTGGTCGAACTTGTCAAAGTACTCATTAACGTCTTCGATTGAATTTGCAACCTTAATGTCTTTTCCGCCCTGTCCTTCACCCTGTTTTAATACAACAGGAAAATCAAGTTCCAGCTCATCAGGACTGTTTAAGATTTGATAATTTGGAGTTGCAACATTAATTTCTGAGTAAAATTCCTTGGTTTTAATTTTATTTGAAGTCAGTTCAACTGCACGTACACCCGCTGCAACGACAGGAATGCCATATTCATTTTCAACTTCCTCCTTCATATATGCAACATCTATAAGCGGAGGGTCAATTCCAATCAGAGGAACTATTGCATCTACATTCTGCATCAGTGCGACCTGTTTCGGACCGTCCATTCCGCGAGGAACGATAAATACCTGGTCAGGCAAATCCAAATTAACAGCTTCCTCATTTGATTCTGTAAGTACACTTTCTATACCTTTCTCTTTAACATACCAGTCGATGTCATCGTATAATCTTGATCCAATAAATAAAATTTTCATAATATAATCCCTTTTAAAATGTTTACAAATTCACAGGCGGCTTTTTCAACTTTTGGTGTCGGTTCATCTGCATAATCCATGGATTCAGGTTCAATACCGACGAAAATTATTTTAAAGTCTGTGTCCTGTTCGAGATATCGTACAAAAAATGACAGAGACATTGAATGAGTTGAAATACCAATGTTTGCAAAATCATCTTTATCGACAATTTTCATATCTCCCGCTTCACCATCCATGAGACATGCATCCACTATAATCAGGTGGCTTGGATTTTCTTTTCGGATTTTGCCTGTAAAGTTTTCAGGAACTGTCTGAGCATCAATGAACATAATTCTGTCATCATCTTCAATATTTTCTTTTTTCAGTTCTTTAATTATGTATGGTCCGATACCGTCATCGCATTTAAGCTCGTTACCAACGCCCAGTACAATTAATTTTTCGAAATTTTCCAAAAAAGATTTCAACTGCAATTCAAATGACATTTATATGCACCTTTATAGAATATCTGTTTCGATACTCTCAATTCCATTTCCCATTATATATTTTAGTTTTACAATTATTAAATCATTGGCTTTTACATTGGTCTCTTTAACCGGAACCATTAAAGGCGGATTAAACATAGGTGTTGGTCCTGCAATGAGGTTATCATTTAATTTTGTGAATGTTGTGATTTTAATTCCATTAATCCTTGCACTTTTTGCTGCTTTAAATTCTATTTCCGCATCAAATTCAGGATTGATATCATCGAGAAAATCAAATTGGGAGTAAATTACAGGCCTTGAGATAACTTCATATTTTGCATTTTCATCCCAGTGAAGATATTCCCTTTCCATAAAAACAAGCTCGGCGGAATTGATAACTCCCTGTGGAATGATTTTACCATCTTCTTTCAAATATTTTTTAGCATGATTGAGGATTGGAACTTCCTCTTCATCAATCAGGGCTGTATCCATCATCTCGCAAACGATCAAATCAGCTTTCCGGTCAAAATCATATTCTAAAACATCACTGTTGACTACATTGACATTTTTAAAATCTGAAAGATTTTCTTTTGCACAGTTAAATGTGCTTCTGTCTACTTCAACAGCTGTAATCTCTTTAAAATATTCGCT of uncultured Methanobrevibacter sp. contains these proteins:
- a CDS encoding multiprotein bridging factor aMBF1, encoding MECEICGKPVPEHNPIRAKIEGSVMIVCKECSKLGKIQKAPPKPKFVQQKNKQQKNKPKRNYSRNDEPSEELIEDFDFAIRKARESRDWSREVLGKKINERVSVITRIETGKMTPDIKLTKKLEKALDIKLLEKVDNVDLNQFINSSSGERTLGNIMKIKRK
- the hycI gene encoding hydrogenase maturation peptidase HycI; protein product: MGVGNELKCDDGIGPYIIKELKKENIEDDDRIMFIDAQTVPENFTGKIRKENPSHLIIVDACLMDGEAGDMKIVDKDDFANIGISTHSMSLSFFVRYLEQDTDFKIIFVGIEPESMDYADEPTPKVEKAACEFVNILKGIIL
- a CDS encoding proteasome-activating nucleotidase: MDDFDDLENSSKEQLIEKVESLQEEIDSLREEKSKAKSNLMWKVRKLEKDKVLIENEKIRLERETKSLRSEVDRFRSPPLVLATITEVLDDNRMTVKSSTGPSFLVNYSKFLDEKLLVPGSRVALNQQTFGIVEVLPSEKDANVSGMEIETKPDITYDKIGGLEEQIVEVKETVELPLTEPELFEKVGIEPPKGILLYGPPGTGKTLLAKAVANETNATFIKIVASEFVKKYIGEGARLVREVFELAKEKAPAIIFIDELDAVAAKRLKSSTSGDREVQRTLMQLLAELDGFESRGDIGIIGATNRPDILDPALLRPGRFDRFIEVPLPNIDGRKEILKIHTKNMSFEEEADVDLLADLTDGLSGADLKAVCTEAGMFAIREKRDKITVDDFMDAIEKVMSKTSEEELYNTEAGVMFG
- a CDS encoding DUF356 domain-containing protein; its protein translation is MALILVRGENNSKLLSAIADMERHANINLVTKPKVIDSNFADSLVEKILNATLKTKSNVATAFFVKEDTTLSILQIKKIHPPAHVVVVSDEYDGYNQLKNMLDTADDFKGYHSNKAKNEGMIDYKIQGKDRYVKNEKLNSYLKK
- a CDS encoding methyltransferase domain-containing protein, yielding MKFKTTPYHFDLLKDSDRLAAFYQAIKDNDTNADLAFDLGCGSGVLSYFLSEYFKEITAVEVDRSTFNCAKENLSDFKNVNVVNSDVLEYDFDRKADLIVCEMMDTALIDEEEVPILNHAKKYLKEDGKIIPQGVINSAELVFMEREYLHWDENAKYEVISRPVIYSQFDFLDDINPEFDAEIEFKAAKSARINGIKITTFTKLNDNLIAGPTPMFNPPLMVPVKETNVKANDLIIVKLKYIMGNGIESIETDIL
- a CDS encoding acetyl-CoA carboxylase biotin carboxylase subunit family protein, encoding MKILFIGSRLYDDIDWYVKEKGIESVLTESNEEAVNLDLPDQVFIVPRGMDGPKQVALMQNVDAIVPLIGIDPPLIDVAYMKEEVENEYGIPVVAAGVRAVELTSNKIKTKEFYSEINVATPNYQILNSPDELELDFPVVLKQGEGQGGKDIKVANSIEDVNEYFDKFDQALCEEFIEGSEISIEVLGFDGEYVALPPIYKGETTIEGTHPLNKVKTGPCMVEGLDNNLVQHTAYKVARNLDSDGIFEMDFMYCPERDQLYAIEVNTRPNGTRYLTTATCGVNSLCELINMAIGEFSLANISDKLKYYHSTEIPIGNYEGPSPNEPVKSFDYNDFVVHGPEGYQRITARANSKKELEDLVEKLT
- a CDS encoding glycosyltransferase family 4 protein; the protein is MCGKMNNTEMLILFLVTLCASIFFTWYVKRILLQARIADNPIVSEHRHKSGTPTMGGIAFLFAISLIIALYYQNNHILIVSYIMLAGGIVGLVDDLIGLKVKEIQKIVVNVSDEVITLGRLEVQPDEEVRVATPKAKAEVDDLLDAGKVKVIGEVPIKTEPEELEKIICQIVLGLCLGLTGAVTTLGGFTLGILAIPVVVIAILGCINSVNLIDGMDGLAAGIVGIASLACAFYGDFFGPQTIVPPFLILTALCLGFLVFNKYPAKIFMGDTGSFVLGTGYAAAVLVGDIPFFGVLALGVPILSVIVSLLHRAHIIKLPVEPLHHTLNHYGMSEVKIVLTYWGTTVLLCVIGILAKMFLF
- a CDS encoding Mur ligase family protein, producing the protein MDIQDLARDIEGKLIGNVDFFSIDGFTGKFTFLNDAHTGDIVIRHWIDATGIEIAFRKNIACLITQNPKDGACQMAEKLNFPLIIVDKIELANAYALSHTIEKYSPNSTNIVITGTNGKSTTSHLIYHILNSAGYHVLTNTDSESEFNTLIDPMVSKLISDEVIENGELDYLVIEVSEVQGWLGSLMKNHAALMSEAVSPKVGVITNIAMDHIGLINSIEEVFEEIKAVPKAIGDGVCVLNHDDELVMKLDAENPFYTSMCEIEGENSVYFNGSDIIYKGESVLTNSELPFKSAHFIQNILSAMGAAISLGLDMDVIVNGVKSYKALNRRFAKICDAPLILDDFAHNPDGIKATISETKKLLPPNQTLYVVCAIRGSRGVEINQLNVDAVVESMDENIQLILSSSRDVVNELNVVESEEKDVFFNTLKENNIEFIHYDELKQCLADTYKKADKNDVILLIGAQGMDPAESLLQDII